The Hymenobacter volaticus genome contains the following window.
ATTGGGTGGTGCTGATCAAAGACAGCCGCGTGGCCGGCGGCTTCTCGGTCAAAGAGTTCGACCATATGGCTGCCGCGCCCAAGCTGCCGCCGACCAGCGCCCCCGGCATGCATATGTACATGGACTCGCCGGGCTTCACGGTGACTATGAAGGGCAACACTGGCCGCGTAGTGGTGCCGCTCGACCGCATCAACCGCAAGCGGGACTTCAAATTCGACCTTGTGACTTGCTACATGGAAGTTAATGCGTCGGATAAAAGCCGGCCCATGCTTGGCGTGTACCAAGTGTACGGAATCCAGTCGGGCAACCTCTCGCTGCCTTATACCGTGGCCACCACTAACTAGAACTCGCGCCATGTCTGACTTGCAACTCGTACCCGGCAACAGTTTGCGCACGGCCACCCCGGAAGAGGGTCGCCAGCTCGCCGTCAAGATGGCCCGCTTAGTCATCAAGCTCACTCAGCCCGACGACGAAAAGCGCCGCCAACAGCGCGCCATCTACGCGGAGAACCCGATGATGCTGATTGCCATCGGCCAGACGGTAGCCGCGGAATTTGCCACCATTGCCGCCGCCAACAACTACTGGCGCGACCGGCCCGACGCAAACTAAATTCCTCGTTTTTCCAACTTCATCTTGCCCGCATTCTTGCCGGGCTGGCCACTGCTTTGCCTTTGTTCAGTCACTTTTCACTCTTACCCCGCATGGAAACTACCAACATCCCCGGCTACGCCTACGGGCAAGTCAACCGCTCGCCAGTTACGCTTGCGGAATTGGAATTGCTCAAGCAAACGGTGCTCTTCTCGGCTGCCGACGTCGCGGCCCTGGCGCAAGCCGGCCAGGTGCTGGCCCCGCAGACCGATGCCATCCTCGACGTGTGGTACGGCTTCGTGGGCGCCCACCCGTACCTGTTGCGCTACTTCTCGCTGCACGGGCAACCCGACGGCGCCTATTTAGCCCGCGTCCGGGCCCGGTTCGGGCAGTGGATCATCGATTTGTGCACCAAGCCCTACGACCAGGCCTGGCTGGACTACCAGCACGAAATCGGGTTGCGCCACACTACGGCCAAAAAGAACCTCACCGACGGGGCGCAGGCCGAGCCGCTTATTCACTTGCGCTACCTGACAACCTTTATTGTGCCGCTGACGGCCACCATCAAGCCGTTCCTGCAAAACGGCGGGAGTTCAACGGACGAGGTAGAAGCCATGCACGCGGCGTGGTTCAAGGCCGTCACGCTCACGGCCACGCTCTGGTCGTACCCCTACGTCAAAGAGGGGCAGTTCTAATTATTTACTCTTACTAACCTCCTTATTACCATGGAAGTCGCCGTTTATGACACCTACGTTCCCAAAAAAGACGGATCAATAATGCATTTCGACATTCTGGTGCCCGACGAAACCGCCAGCAAAGAACAGGTCTACCAGTTTGGGCGCCACTACTTGGCCAGCAAAGGCCAGCAGGGCCAGCCCCTAACGGCCAAAGAATGTCATTTCTGCCACATCGAGGAGCCAACCCAAGAAATCTGGGACGTCATCAGCGCCCAAGGATATTACATCATCGAGATGCAGGGGTGCCAGTAGGCACCCCTATTTTTTCCGGTTTCGCCATGAATTCAATACCCTATCAACCCATCAGCTGTAGCTTTCACGACTTGCTGGAAGCCACTATTACGCGGCGCACTTATACGCACCTGCAATACTTCACCGACCTTTGGGAATTCACCACCATCACCACCCTGCTCAAGGACCTAACCAGTGAGCGGGAAGCGGAGGGCCTCGTCGAGTACCTGATTATCGGGACCGGCGAGCGTATCCGCCTCGACCGGGTGGTGAACGTAAACGGCACTTTCGCGCCGCCTTTCCGCCACTACCTCGACTTCACCTGTGACTGCTGATTCCCCCGCCAGCCCGTTCGACCCTCATCAGCAAAACAATCCGCCCGACCTGGACCACAAAATTGTGGCGGCGCTCGAACGGCTGACCGGTGTGTTTCGGCACTTGCTGTGGGAAGAAGCCACCCAAAGAGGCTTGAGTCCGCTGCAGTTGCAAGTGTTGGTGTTTTTACGCTTCCACCCCGCCGGCCAGTGCACAGCGAGTTACCTGGCCCGCGAGTACCACGTAAGCCGCGCCACCATCAGCGACGCGGTTAAAGCTTTGACGCAGAAAACGTTGGTTAGCCGGCACCCGGATCCGGCTGACCAACGAAGTCATTTCCTGGCGCTTACTCCTGCCGGCGCACAATTGGCCGAACAAACCAGCCGCTTCGCCGAACCTCTCATCCGACCCGTTGCCAGCTTGCCGGCCCGGCAGAAGCTAAGCTTGTATCTGAACTTGTTTACGCTGCTGCACCAGTTGCAGCAAGCCGGCACTATTCCGGTGCAGCGCATGTGCTTTACTTGCCGCCACTACGGCCGGCAGCCCGGCCAGCACTACTGCCACTTGCTCGACATTCCGCTCGAAAGCTTTCGGCTGCGCCTGGATTGTCCGGAGCACGAAGCTATTTCCTGGTAGCGCCGCCCTTTCTGCTGTTCTACAATTGAATAGTGAAGGTTCTGGATTGATGAGTGCCGTTAGTTACGGCCCGGCACCGGGCGCGGGCTGTTAGCTGCTTTGCGCAGCGGCCAGCTTCTCGAAGCCTTCCCGCCAAGACGGTGGCAAAAAGGGCAGGGCTAGAATCTGCATTAGCTTGGTGTAATCTTTTTCGGGCAGGTAATAGCAGTCGGCCACGTCCTGAATGGTTACTGCGTACGGGGAGCGTTCCACCAGTTCCAGCGCGTCGCCAGCTTGCAGCACTCCGGTTTGCACTACCCGAAAGTAAATACCGCAGCGCCGGGCCTCCTGAAACTGCTTTACCACTCGCTCGTCGTTTAGGCGGATGCCTAGCTTAAAGCAGGGGCGTCGGGGTTGGACGGCCATCAGGACCGCCGTGCCGGCCCGGAAACAGTCGCCCATCCGGACTTCGCTTTCCAGCAGCCCGGTCGTGGTCAGGTTCTCGCCCAGCGCCCCCGGCCCCAATAACTCCGGCGGCACCAGGGGCTGCCAGTAGGCGTAGTGCTCCTGCGGATACGCGTACACGGCTTTATCTGGCCCGCCGTGTACTCGTAAGTCGGCTTG
Protein-coding sequences here:
- a CDS encoding DUF2024 family protein: MEVAVYDTYVPKKDGSIMHFDILVPDETASKEQVYQFGRHYLASKGQQGQPLTAKECHFCHIEEPTQEIWDVISAQGYYIIEMQGCQ
- a CDS encoding MOSC domain-containing protein produces the protein MQIVSVNVGLPQEVHWKGRAVITSIFKQPVLGPVAVHAEHLAGDGQADLRVHGGPDKAVYAYPQEHYAYWQPLVPPELLGPGALGENLTTTGLLESEVRMGDCFRAGTAVLMAVQPRRPCFKLGIRLNDERVVKQFQEARRCGIYFRVVQTGVLQAGDALELVERSPYAVTIQDVADCYYLPEKDYTKLMQILALPFLPPSWREGFEKLAAAQSS
- a CDS encoding MarR family winged helix-turn-helix transcriptional regulator; translation: MTADSPASPFDPHQQNNPPDLDHKIVAALERLTGVFRHLLWEEATQRGLSPLQLQVLVFLRFHPAGQCTASYLAREYHVSRATISDAVKALTQKTLVSRHPDPADQRSHFLALTPAGAQLAEQTSRFAEPLIRPVASLPARQKLSLYLNLFTLLHQLQQAGTIPVQRMCFTCRHYGRQPGQHYCHLLDIPLESFRLRLDCPEHEAISW
- a CDS encoding hexameric tyrosine-coordinated heme protein codes for the protein MSDLQLVPGNSLRTATPEEGRQLAVKMARLVIKLTQPDDEKRRQQRAIYAENPMMLIAIGQTVAAEFATIAAANNYWRDRPDAN
- a CDS encoding protoglobin domain-containing protein — protein: METTNIPGYAYGQVNRSPVTLAELELLKQTVLFSAADVAALAQAGQVLAPQTDAILDVWYGFVGAHPYLLRYFSLHGQPDGAYLARVRARFGQWIIDLCTKPYDQAWLDYQHEIGLRHTTAKKNLTDGAQAEPLIHLRYLTTFIVPLTATIKPFLQNGGSSTDEVEAMHAAWFKAVTLTATLWSYPYVKEGQF